The following DNA comes from Flavobacteriales bacterium.
TTGACCTCCAAAGCATCGGTCGCATGGAAAGTGGTATTGCGGTATTGACCTGACCACCGAGCTGCCTTGAGGAACAGTTTCTTCTTTGTGCCCTTCAATGAGACGGCCGATCTCCTCAGCATGCCTCTGGGTGCGATGATGACCGGAATAGCAGTTGAACTGAAATGTCTATGCGTAAGGATCGAGAATCGTTTGGAAAATAGACCATGGATATAGACATGGTCGAAGTGCTGTTCATCGGTCAGTCTTTTCAGCATACTTCGGTCCAATTGATCCGGAGGCATGTACATGACCTTTTCTCCTCGGTCCAAAGTAATCCATTGAAGTATGGGAATGTCAGGATATGCCACCTTGGACTGATAATCCCTATCAGAGGTCACAATGAAAAAATCTACATGTTCACCTAGATGCTCGACCATGTTGATACAGGATCGAATCGGTCCTCCTGCTCTGAAGCCTGGCAGGTACCAGTCGATGAACATGAGCACCTTAGGTCTCGACTCCATATATCTCGATCCAGTTTTCAAGTACGATGAGCGGCCAGACCCGTGCCCATGTGACCCTCGCATCCCCTTTCAAGAATCGCTTCCATAGATCCCGTACGGCATTCGGTCTGAATATCCTCCTTTCATCCAGGTGGTCGATCATTCGTTGAGCGAATTCACGCAGATCGGCCTTCAGCCATTGCTCCCAGGGAAGCGTGAATCCCATCTTTGGCCGATGGATCACCTCATCAGGAAGAAGACCGGGTACCGAATCCAAAAGCAATCGTTTGGGACTATGAGGGTATTTCGATTCATCATCGACACGCAGGACATACTCCACCAATTCATGGTCCAAGAAGGGAACTCTTACTTCCAAGGCATGGGCCATACTCATCTGATCTGTATCACGTAGTAATACCGAGCGCAGATATGTCTCGAGTTCAGCGATGCTTATCTGACTCAGAATAGGAAGTTGTTTCCATCGATCACTGAAGTTGGACAGCTTGTGGGCAAGAGGGTTCTCCTTAGATGTCGAATTCAAGAGGCCTTGTCTCTCATCTCTCAGGAGGGATTCACGCATGATCGGATAGATGTACTCCAACTCCATACGCAAGGATGTGAGAATGCGAGAGGCTTTAGCCCCTGAGATTCCGGTCTTGAATTGCTTGACGATCGAAGCAAGAAGTTTCCGCATGACCATGGGATATTGAGCGATCCACGGTCGGCTGAGCGCATTATGCGCATGAAGGAAATGGGGATAACCGGCAAACAACTCATCTCCCCCTAGACCGGATATGGCCACCGTCAGACCCGCTTCTTTGGTCACCTTGGATACCACATAGGTATTGGGACCATCACCACTGGGATGATCCATGGCTTGGAGCGAGTCTGGAAGTAGACTTAGAAAATCATCAGGCGATAGCTCGATCTCATGGTGAGCCGTGTGGAAACGGTCTGCGATCATACGCGCATATGGGGCCTCGCTGAACTCTTGCTCATCGAATACGACAGAGAATGAACTGATCTGTGTCTCTGTCATTCGTGACATGATACCGACCATGATACTGGAGTCGATGCCACCGGAAAGAAACGCGCCTATCGGCACATCGGATATCATTCTTCGCTCTACACTATCATAGAGTCGCTTCTCTATCTCTGTGTGTACCTCTCCACTGAATTCCTTTCTCAGCGGAGACTCCAGACAATCCCAATACTGCCTGACATGATGCTCAGAATCATTGACCATCATATAATGACCAGCGGGGAGCATATGTACACCCTCCAGCAA
Coding sequences within:
- the asnB gene encoding asparagine synthase (glutamine-hydrolyzing) translates to MCGINGVFGLEHISGPEIIMERMNQRTAHRGPDAAGIRLFDNVVLGHRRLAIIDLSSDADQPMNTPDGRYCLVFNGEIYNFQEIRSELVSYDFRTDSDSEVLLAAYATWGPACLQKLNGMFSMAIWDDQEKTLFIARDRMGIKPLYYSFQDTSLVFSSEIKGLLASELVSPRLNHKVLDEYLAYQTVHDPNTLLEGVHMLPAGHYMMVNDSEHHVRQYWDCLESPLRKEFSGEVHTEIEKRLYDSVERRMISDVPIGAFLSGGIDSSIMVGIMSRMTETQISSFSVVFDEQEFSEAPYARMIADRFHTAHHEIELSPDDFLSLLPDSLQAMDHPSGDGPNTYVVSKVTKEAGLTVAISGLGGDELFAGYPHFLHAHNALSRPWIAQYPMVMRKLLASIVKQFKTGISGAKASRILTSLRMELEYIYPIMRESLLRDERQGLLNSTSKENPLAHKLSNFSDRWKQLPILSQISIAELETYLRSVLLRDTDQMSMAHALEVRVPFLDHELVEYVLRVDDESKYPHSPKRLLLDSVPGLLPDEVIHRPKMGFTLPWEQWLKADLREFAQRMIDHLDERRIFRPNAVRDLWKRFLKGDARVTWARVWPLIVLENWIEIYGVET